In the genome of Budorcas taxicolor isolate Tak-1 chromosome 7, Takin1.1, whole genome shotgun sequence, the window ataacttcATTTAAATGTTTTGACTATGCTAAATATAAACACTATAAAAGttactatttttaagtgtacagatcAATGACATTAAGTACATTGATAGTATTGTGCAATCATTACTGACACTACCCCAGAACATTTTTATCTTACTcagctgaaactctgtacccactaTTGGTCCCAATTCCATGTTCCTGGGAACATCATTCCACTTtcatctctatgaatttgactattcatATGTATAGAATCCTGTGGATTGTTTGTCAtgtgtgacttatttattttgcttagtgTATCTATaagtttcatccatattgtagtatTGAGTGTTAACAGCCTTGGTAGGGAGGCAGGATGCCCCCAATGGCAGGaagaaataaactgcaagtggaaaacattttcttttgttttctgttctaaTCCTGTGTTGCCATGGTGACACCTGATTCTATCTGGACTTAACTTTaatctcaaaccttgagctaaccattgcctttttcttatggaaatgcttTCTCAAGCTATGTAAAggaactatgtatttgcttggaaatctgcctttcttcaagatccatgtcaattgttttatgatCAAGGAAGACTTACTTTGTGACAATGCTATCTCAAAATGCCTGTTGTGGATGAAGGGCCTGGTATAACTGTCAAAGTTTTGTgaggcatttcctttctctaactaGCAGCTTGCTCAAGGTATATAACTCCTTGCTCAAAACTAGCAAGAGGACACCCTTTCTGTCCCCCTCTGATATCTATCTCAGaagctttctttatcttttatactttaataaaatgttattacacagaaagctctgagtgatcaagcctcatcactagCCCCGGATCaaattcctctcctctggaggtcaCGAATCCCAGCGTCGTTTGCAGCTCATAAGACCAACCTTTCAGTAAGtagtaaaatttctttcttttttaagactgaaattcttaaatatatatatgtgtgtgtgttgttgttgttttttagtcactcagtttacTCAGattcttctgcgaccccatggactgtagcccaccaagctcctctatccatgtgatttcccagtcaagaatactggagtgggctgccatttccttctccaggagagcttcctaacccagggatcaaattcacatcttTTTGCATTGGTACATGGATtatttatcattgagccaccagggaagcccatacattcaAATACTCccccacttttatttatttttaatatttatttattcatttacttttggctgAGCTGAGTCTTCCTTGTTGGGCATAAGCTTTCTCCCGTTGTGATTAGTGAAGGCTACTCTCTcatggtacatgggcttctcattgcagtggattctctcGTTGCATAGCACAGGCTCTAGTTTGTAGcatatgggcttagctgccccatggcatgtttTTCAATTAGTTTTCCTGTTGTTGAGTAGTATAGTTCTTTATCTACTCCTTATATCAATTTATGATCTGACACGTATTTTTCaaggttgttgtttttgttttttttttcccattctatgggTTTCTTCCTCGCTGTATTGATAATGTTCTTTCAggaacagaagtttttaatttttaaaaagtgcaattcatatataaatatatatacattgttgttGCACATGATTTTGGTGTTATATCTGAGATAGCACAGCTAAATTTAATGTCATGAAATTCCCTCCCTCTCCCAATGTTTTACTTTTAGCTCATATTTAACACTTTGATCCATTTAAGTTAATTCTTGTATGCTATCTTCTATGATGTAAGACAATGTCTCAATTTCATTAATTGGACCAGAATATCCAATTTCCCagcaatatttgttgaaaaaatatcCCCATTGACTagctttattatatatatgtataatattctTCTTATACCTTAATCTATCAGTGAATATTTTtgttgcttccaccttttagcTTCTAGGAATAGAGGTGCATAAATACTTGTTCTAAATTCTTATAAAATCCTCTCCTTCTGGccaatgtttttatttatatatatatatgaattggactttttaaaaattaagagtcaCATATGAAAAAGTGTGgtaattttgttctgttttattttgttgatttgtgtctgtttttatgccaatggTATACTCTTTATATTATCACAGTTTTGTAGTGAGTTTTGAATCAGAAACAGTTGAGTTCAATTAGTTTGTAAGATTTTTTTGCTATTCTCATGACCTTGAGATTTCATCAGAATTTTAAGATGTACTTTTTCTCTGCCTAAAACTCATGAGAATTATAATAGATATTTCATTGTACCTGTTGTTTTGCTTATGGTAgtactgacatcttaacaatatcaGTTTCTCAGCCCAAGTGCACAAAACACTTTTCTGTTTGCttatcttttcaatttatttcagCAATGCTTTGAGATTTTTATTGAAGAACTAGTCTTCTTGTTAAATTCATCCCTAGagattttattctttgtcttGATTTTGGAAATGTAATTTCTTAAAGTTTTCTTAGTATCATACATTAGGGTGAAATAtaactgattttgtatcctacaacttttgCCAAATatgtttattagttttaaaaaatttttggtagactctacatttttatatctataagatcatgtcatctgtgaactaAGATAATTTTGCTTCCTGTATTATGTCATTTAGAAGTGACAAAAGTGGAAATCTTTGCCTTTATTCCCTCTTAAAGGAAAAGCTTTCGGTCTTCACAATTGAGTATAATGTTGGACATGAGTTCTGTAACTGTGACTTCAGTTCTACCTGAGTATAATTTATTCCAATAGAGTAGAACATAATCTCAACAGCCCACAGGACATATCACTGGTTTCATAGTTCACCACTCCTGATTAACaaggcaaatattttataatattttaccatttttcttCTATGTATATTTTTCACCAATATGCTATCTTCTCAGGCTTCCCTCAGGCTCAGTTGAtgaggaatctgtctgcaatgcaggagaccctgtttcaattcctgggttgggaaaatccaatggagaagggataggctacccactccaatgttcttgggcttcccttgtggctcagctggtaaggaatcttcctgcaatgcgggagacctaggttcaacccctgggttgggaagatcccctggagaatggaaaggctacccactccagtattctggagatgGGGTTACAatgggtcagacacaactgagcattaaATACCAGGTACCATCTCTAGCCACAGTGGATGGAGACGATCCTCCTCATCATGCCACCATCTccacctctttttctctttccccatcCTTTCAGCATAATTACATCCCACTTTGTGTCTGGGTTGTCTAGGTTGGCACATTTTTTCATCTTCTAGTATATATtgctaaaatacaaaatataatttatcataaaATCTGAATATATTTTAGTTATGCAATGTAATATATTTTAGTAATGTAAAAGTTctcattattgttattttcattggGACATTTTTAAGATCACACATTTATAGGCAATACTTGCATTTTTCAAAAGTGCTCTCCAGAAGACTTTAgaaatttcaggaaaatttttttttcaagacaatatttctattttatttttctgtgttctgtCTATGCTGTTTGAATATATGTTTCATATATGCCAATactaaaaaaaatgtgattttattaGCTTCATTATTATTTTGCTATGTACATTCCCAggagtaaaaatatttataagcatATATTGTTTGTCTTATATtaattctctaattttcttaccccttgaaaatgtcaattttttttattatttctgtggttttccaattcttttaattatggtagttttttttttccttcctaagtttcacttgtttttttaaatcaattattatcatttttttatttgccAGAGTCACTTTTGctagattattttatatatatctaaTGATGTTTATTTTGTGGAATGGTAATGTCTCAAACAAATCCTATTTTTTGTAATGCACTCTTTTCTATATTTCCCAATCATTTTAATCGTACTATTTgattgtgtgtgaatgtgtatttgtgtttttgtgtgagtgtgagtgcacatgtgtgcatCTTCCTCTTTCATGTTGCAGACTTCCTTACAAGTctgctaatatttttatattaaaatatttacaactaAAACACACTAAATATTTTGTAGAGTTTGTTCACTTGCAGTGTCTTTGGAAAATTTCTTTTCCCATCTCCATGAAAAAGATTTGTAAGATGCcaatttctcttttctatttaagAGATTGAccacttttttatccatttcttccttcaaattTTCTTAAACAATTTCACCTCTTATTATGGCTTATGTTTATATCCTCTCTTTTAATTATAGCTTATCTATTTTTATCATCATAACAGTTGACTTTTAATGGGAGTGTTTGTAAATATATGTACTTAAATTTACAcactaaattggaaaaaaaacaccttaaataTAAGAAACTAAAAGATAAATGTTAAATGTGTAAGACAAACTTCCATTAAGCAATTTATATCATGTAATTGTCAGaacctgatagttcagttggtaaaaaatctgcctgagatgcagaagaccccggttcgattcctgggatgggaagatccactggagaagggataggccacccactccagtattcttgggcttcccttgtggctcaactgataaagaatccacctgcaatgcaggagacctgggttcgatcgcttggttgggatgatcccctggagaagggaaaggctacccactccagtattctgccctggagaatcccatgtatagtccatggggtcgcaaagagtcagacacaactcatcAACTTTCACAATTGTCAGAGAAACTAGCAGACATAAAATGTCTGCTGTTTTGGACAGCTTGGACAGATTCATCAAAGCTATGAGAATTGTTGTTTTAGATATATAGGCAAAGGCTCTGTTTTAACTACATATTCAGAAACTTATTGAAGAGAAAGTAAAGTGACAGCTTTGTAGATAATATTTGACAATCAGGATTCATTATAGATTTCATGAAATATAAATTGATTAGTACTTGATTTCAAGGAAACTTGTTTTGACATCTCAGAACAAAGTAggctaagaaagaaaagaagcttcTCACCACAAGATAATCGGCTGCAACACTTTAGAGGCAAAACATTAGGACTTAAATATGAAAGATAAGTCATTCCTTAATTGtcaacaatatttattaataatggaATTATATAAAGGATGAATTTACATTAATTTTCTATGAATGTATTTTGATTATGACATTTGCTTTTGATGTGACTTGCATTTGTATAGGTCAGTAAAACATACTTATCCTAATAGTGTCATAGTAAACTTTTTTACAACTGTAAGAATTCTGGAAAACACTTGAGCCAAAATGTTTgtactttcaatttttaaaaaaatgtttattttttaattgaaggataactgctttacagaattgcattggcttctgccaaacatcaatatgaatcagctacaggtatatctatatatcccctccctcttgaacctccctcccgcctacctccccaccccatccctctaggttgttacagagcctctgtttaaatcaaaagctaaaatttattttttttccaaaaatgataAACCAGTTCTTTATTTAAgaactcaaaaattttaaataatcatagtctgacaaaaataatctaaaatagcTTAATGTTTTAAACTTGACTTAAACTTGTTTCTATCTTTAGGAAAAATTGTATGAATTTCCCATGGAAAATTATAATCAAACATCCACTGATTTCATCTTACTAGGGCTGTTCCCTTCCTCAAGAATTGGcctgaaaaacaccaatacagtatactaacacatatatatggaatttagaaagatggcaatgacgaccttgtatgcaagacaggaaaaaagacgcagctgtgtataacggacttttggactcagagggagagggagagggtgggatgatatgggagaatggcattctatcatgtatactatcatgtaagaattgaatcactagtctatgtctgatgcaggatacagcatgcttggggctggtgcatggggatgacccacagagatgttatggggagggaggtgggaggggggttcatgtttgggaacacatgtaagaattaaagattttaaaattaaaaaataataataaaaaaataaataaattaaaaaaaagaattggcctgtttctttttattctcattgTTCTCATTTTCCTAATGGCTCTATTTGGTAACCTCTCCATGATCCTTCTCATCTTTCTGGACACCCATCTCCATACACCAATGTATTTTCTACTCAGTCAGCTCTCCCTCATGGACCTGACCTACATCTCCACCATTGTGCCCAAAATGGCCTACAATTTTCTGtatggaaaaacatctatctctttCATTGGGTGTGGGATTCAGAGCTTTTTCTTCTTGACTATAGCAGGTGCAGAAGGATTGCTTTTGGCCTCTATGGCTTATGATCGGTATGTGGCCACTTGCTTTCCTCTTCACTATCCCATCCAAATCACGAGACGAGTGTGTGTGTTGCTGATAATAGGATCTTGGATAATGGGCTCTATCAACTCCTGTGCCCACACCACGTATGCCCTCCGTATCCCTTATTGCAGATCCAGGGCCATCAatcatttcttctgtgatgtCCCAGCCATGTTGACTCTGGCCTGCATTGACACCTGGGTCTATGAGTACACCATTTTTGTGAGCACTACGGTTTTCCTTTTGTTGCCTTTCATCGGTATTGCACTTTCCTATGGTCGTGTTCTCCATGCTGTCTATCTCATGAACTcagcagaagggaagaaaaaggcCTGTTCAACTTGCAGCACCCACCTCACAGTGGTGACTTTTTACTATGCACCCTTTGTTTACACTTATCTACGCCCAAGATCCCTTCGATCTCCAACAGAAGACAAGGTTCTGGCTGTCTTCTACACCATCCTGACCCCAGTGTTCAATCCTATTATCTATAGCTTAAGAAATAAGGAAGTGATGGGGCCCTCGAGAAGAGTAACTCAGAGAATCTTCTTTGTGAAAATGTAGACATTTTTGCATGAGTATCAAGAGTTGAATGTAAATACATTCATCAGTAtatgttaattaaaatattatcttatCTTTAAATGCAAGGCCTATAATTAATCTAGAGGAGCAGACTATCACTCATTGGCCTGGAAAAATATTATCATGTATTTAGattatttataatgtttttaCCATAAGTTCTAAGTGCTTTTATTTATTGctaaaataaagttaatattatgatatagtaatgaaaatgaaaactgcctAGTTAAAGTTGTCATTTAGCTAATAATTATCCAATTGTTAGCTAACAATTTTATGATATGCCTAAGACATGTTTTTTGAATGCCtagataaaattaaaagtcaaaagaCTTCTTATTCTTGTCATAGTAGAACAATAATTACAAATACCAGTTATCATTTATTTCTACATCAGCAAACTTCATTTCAGAGATTAGCTAGGCTTTACCAAGGATTCTTAATTTCTTATATCACTGTGAAAGGAAAATGACaagtttatctttcttttaaagtGATGCATCCTTGGGAAGTGATTTACTATCAGGTATACCTGGGGATCCTCAATAAAGACCTGAAGGTGCCAACAGAGATCAAGGAATTTGTTGTTAATTATAGGACTAGTTTGTCAGTGTTTAGTCTAGCTAGTGGATATTAGAAATATCAAGGATATTCTTACCAGCATCTACAAAACTCAGAACATCCTTAGTTTACATTCTAAAACAGTAATAacaacttttgttttaaatagtgTCTCTCAAATGAGAATTTGTTCTCCTTTCACTGGATTCCCTATTTCTACTGAAACAGGTTGGGAAAGCCAACTTTTATGAACCAATTATAGCCATTAATAGTATGGCTTGAACACTTTACTAAACAAGTCTGGCTAGTTCATACAATAAAAATCCATCAGCTCAAGTGATGAGTAAATTGTTATGACTGTCTATCAATTGTCAGTGTATAAATGCTCTTTTCCTCTCAAGCATGGTAGGGAAGAGAAAGTTCAAATCCTGCATTATTTTCAGGGCATagcacaaaatgaaaatatgaggCATCTTGTTCAATAATCAGATAAAGGTGCAACTTTTGGTGCTCAAATATACTTTTTCCTCAGAATTAATTTATTAGttaaaaagaatggagaaggaaatggcaacccattccagtattcttacctggagaatcccatggtctgaggagcctgataggctacagtccatgaggtctgaAAGAGTTGACATAACTAAACTCCTAAGCAGAATTAATAAGAAGTGCAATAAAAAATACAAGGGATGTTTTGTGTCAGAATGTTGTATATATTGAAAAGAAATACTTCCTCATGTGATATCTTTATCAATTATAGATTTCTAAGGATCCTCtttcttcaaatttatttttatcaaaactTGCAATTTGGAGTCTTTATTAATGTAGTAGATACTATTTTCAGTCACTGGTGATAAATATtaggtaaaattatattttgatgatttttattgcattttttcactttaaaagatTATTGTGCTTGCATTACTG includes:
- the LOC128051349 gene encoding olfactory receptor 2L2-like is translated as MENYNQTSTDFILLGLFPSSRIGLFLFILIVLIFLMALFGNLSMILLIFLDTHLHTPMYFLLSQLSLMDLTYISTIVPKMAYNFLYGKTSISFIGCGIQSFFFLTIAGAEGLLLASMAYDRYVATCFPLHYPIQITRRVCVLLIIGSWIMGSINSCAHTTYALRIPYCRSRAINHFFCDVPAMLTLACIDTWVYEYTIFVSTTVFLLLPFIGIALSYGRVLHAVYLMNSAEGKKKACSTCSTHLTVVTFYYAPFVYTYLRPRSLRSPTEDKVLAVFYTILTPVFNPIIYSLRNKEVMGPSRRVTQRIFFVKM